In Quercus lobata isolate SW786 chromosome 12, ValleyOak3.0 Primary Assembly, whole genome shotgun sequence, a genomic segment contains:
- the LOC115970152 gene encoding uncharacterized protein LOC115970152 — MEASCSTSSSVRKRAPITCYCNKKPVLVVAWTEDNPGRRFYGCPNYWVGRKCRFFQWRDDEICERGKVLIPQQRQRIIKLKAELADCKKREKFLVVVVALLVVIFAVLCLLR; from the exons ATGGAAGCAAGCTGTTCAACAAGTTCCAGTGTGAGGAAGAGAGCACCAATAACGTGCTACTGTAATAAAAAACCTGTCCTAGTTGTGGCGTGGACTGAAGACAACCCTGGCAGAAGGTTCTATGGTTGTCCAAACTACTGG GTGGGGCGAAAGTGTAGGTTCTTCCAATGGCGTGATGATGAGATATGTGAACGTGGTAAGGTGCTTATCCCACAGCAAAGGCAAAGGATTATCAAACTTAAGGCTGAACTTGCAGACtgcaaaaagagagagaagtttttAGTTGTAGTTGTGGCATTGTTAGTGGTGATATTTGCAGTTCTATGTTTGCTTAGGTAG